Genomic segment of Acidobacteriota bacterium:
TAAACTCGTCAATATCCTCGAATTGCCTGTACACGGAGGCAAAACGGACGTAGGCCACTTTGTCGAGTTCCTTAAGCCTCTCCATGATTAGATTCCCGATCGCTTTCGTCTCGATCTCGCGGTCCGTGTTATCCTGGACTATGGCTTCGACTTCATCGGCAATCTCTTCCAGCCTACCCCGGCTGACCGGCCTCTTCTCAATCGCCTTCAGCATCCCCGTGAGGACCTTATTCCTGTCGAAGATCTCCCTCCTCCCATCCTTCTTGATGACCATGTAGGGAATCTCCTCAATCCTCTCGTAACTCGTAAACCTGCGGTGACAGCCCAGGCATTCCCTTCTTCTCCTGATCACAACTC
This window contains:
- the nrdR gene encoding transcriptional regulator NrdR codes for the protein MKCPYCGGGKDKVVDSREGKNGVVIRRRRECLGCHRRFTSYERIEEIPYMVIKKDGRREIFDRNKVLTGMLKAIEKRPVSRGRLEEIADEVEAIVQDNTDREIETKAIGNLIMERLKELDKVAYVRFASVYRQFEDIDEFMAELKGLIETRK